The Enterobacter mori genomic interval CGGCGCGCTGCTTGATGGCGCGGCGCTTCCGGTGGCTATCGAGCCGCTGCAGGTGGTCGGGATTGCGCTGGCCGCGATGGCCATTGCGCTGCTTTCTACGCTTTATCCTTCCTGGCGCGCTGCCGCCACTCAACCCGCTGAGGCTTTACGTTATGAATAAGATCCTGTTGCAATGCGACAACCTGTCCAAACGCTATCAGGAAGGCACTGTGCAGACCGACGTGCTGCACAATGTGAGCTTTAGCGTGGGCGAAGGCGAGATGATGGCGATTGTCGGCAGCTCCGGCTCAGGCAAAAGTACGCTGCTGCATCTGCTGGGCGGGCTGGATACGCCAACTGAAGGTGACGTGATCTTCTCCGGCCAGCCGATGAGCAAAATGTCCTCCGCCGCGAAAGCCGAGCTGCGTAACCGCGAGCTGGGTTTTATCTACCAGTTCCACCACCTGCTGCCGGACTTCACGGCGCTGGAAAACGTGGCGATGCCGCTGCTGATTGGCAAAAAGAAACCGGCAGAAATTAACGCCCGCGCCAGCGATATGCTGAAAGCGGTAGGGCTCGGCCATCGCGGTAATCACCGCCCGTCGGAGCTTTCCGGCGGCGAGCGTCAGCGCGTGGCGATTGCCCGTGCGCTGGTCAACAATCCGCGTCTGGTGCTGGCGGATGAGCCTACCGGTAACCTCGACGCGCGTAATGCGGACAGTATCTTCCAGCTTCTGGGCGAGCTGAACGCCTCGCAGGGCACCGCGTTTCTGGTGGTGACCCACGATCTGCAGCTGGCAAAACGCATGGGGCGCCAGCTTGAGATGCGCGACGGCCATCTGAACGCGGAACTGACCCTGATGGGAGCAGAGTAATGGCGTCACCGTTATCGCTACTCATCGGTTTACGTTTTAGCCGCGGTCGCCGTCGCGGCGGCATGGTGTCGCTTATCTCCGTGATCTCCACCATCGGTATTGCGCTGGGCGTGGCGGTGCTGATTGTCGGCTTAAGCGCCATGAACGGCTTCGAGCGCGAGCTGAACAACCGCATTCTGGCTGTGGTGCCGCACGGGGAGATCGAACCGGTCAACCAGCCGTGGAGCAACTGGAGCGATGCGCTCGCTAAAGTGGAAAAAGTACCGGGCATTGCCGCGGCCGCGCCCTACATTAACTTCACCGGGCTGGTGGAGAGCGGGGTAAACCTGCGCGCCATCCAGGTGAAAGGGGTTAACCCGGCCCAGGAAGAACGCCTGAGCGCGTTGCCGAACTATGTGCAGAACGGCGCGTGGGCCAACTTCAAGGCTGGCGAGCAGCAGATCATCATGGGTAAAGGCGTTGCAGATGCCCTGAAGGTGAAGCAGGGCGACTGGGTGTCGATCATGATCCCGAACGCCAGCGCCGATCACAAACTGCAGCAGCCGAAACGCGTGCGCCTGCACGTCTCCGGTATTCTTCAGTTGAGCGGTCAGCTTGACCATAGCTTTGCGATGGTGCCGATGGAGGATGCGCGGCAGTATCTCGACATGGGCGACAGCGTGACGGGCATTGCCATTAAGGTGAACGACGTCTTTAACGCCAACAAACTT includes:
- the lolD gene encoding lipoprotein-releasing ABC transporter ATP-binding protein LolD, giving the protein MNKILLQCDNLSKRYQEGTVQTDVLHNVSFSVGEGEMMAIVGSSGSGKSTLLHLLGGLDTPTEGDVIFSGQPMSKMSSAAKAELRNRELGFIYQFHHLLPDFTALENVAMPLLIGKKKPAEINARASDMLKAVGLGHRGNHRPSELSGGERQRVAIARALVNNPRLVLADEPTGNLDARNADSIFQLLGELNASQGTAFLVVTHDLQLAKRMGRQLEMRDGHLNAELTLMGAE
- the lolE gene encoding lipoprotein-releasing ABC transporter permease subunit LolE, with protein sequence MASPLSLLIGLRFSRGRRRGGMVSLISVISTIGIALGVAVLIVGLSAMNGFERELNNRILAVVPHGEIEPVNQPWSNWSDALAKVEKVPGIAAAAPYINFTGLVESGVNLRAIQVKGVNPAQEERLSALPNYVQNGAWANFKAGEQQIIMGKGVADALKVKQGDWVSIMIPNASADHKLQQPKRVRLHVSGILQLSGQLDHSFAMVPMEDARQYLDMGDSVTGIAIKVNDVFNANKLVRDAGSVTNNYVYIKSWIGTYGYMYRDIQMIRAIMYLAMVLVIGVACFNIVSTLVMAVKDKSGDIAVLRTLGAKDGLIRAIFVWYGLLAGLFGSLCGVVIGVVVSLQLTPIINGIEKLIGHQFLSGDIYFIDFLPSELHWLDVFYVLVTALLLSLLASWYPARRASRIDPARVLSGQ